The Triticum urartu cultivar G1812 chromosome 5, Tu2.1, whole genome shotgun sequence genome contains the following window.
tctatgaagcaatgaggacaatccttagtttacggacctagtccgcataattctactatcaactttcaacgaaattttctctaggaacatatctaaacagtagaactaaagcgcgagctacgacataatttgcaaaatccttttgactatgttcaggataaacaagttcatcttatgaactcccactcagatagacatccctctagtcatctaagtgattacatgatccgagtcaactaggccgtgtccgatcatcacgtgagacggactagtcaacctcagtgaacatcttcatgttgatcgtatcttctatacgactcatgctcgacctttcggtcttctgtgttccgaggccatgtctgtacatgctaggctcgtcaagtcaacctaagtgtttgcatgtgtaaatctgtcttacacctgttgtatgtgaacgttggaatctatcacacccgatcatcacgtggtgcttagaaacgaacgaactgtcgcaacggtgcacagttaggggggacactttcttgaaattattatgtgggatcatcttatttactaccgtctttctaagcaaataagatgtataaacatgataaacatcacatgcaatcaaatagtgacatgatatggccaatatcatattgctccttttgatctccatcttcggggctccatgatcatcatcgtcaccagcatgacaccgtgatctccatcatcatgatctccatcattgtgtctccatgaagttgtctcgccaactattacttctactactacaactaacggttagcaataaagtaaagtaattacatgacgtttatgttgacacgcaggtcataaataaattaagacaactcctatggctcctgccggttgtcatactcatcgacatgcaagtcgtgattcctattacaagaacatgatcatctcatacatcacatatatcattcatcacatcctttggccatttcacatcacatagcataccctgcaaaaacaagttagacgtcctctaattgttgtttgcatgttttacgtggctgctatgggtttctagcaagaacgtttcttacctacgcaaagaccagaacatgatatgccaattgctatttacccttcataaggacccttttcgtcgaatccgatccgactaaagtaggagagacagacacccgctagccaccttatgcaactagtgcatgtcagtcggtggaaccagtctcacgtaagagtacgtgtaaggtcggttcgggccacttcatcccacgatgccgccgaatcaggataagactagtaacggcaagcatattgaacaaaatcaacgcccacaactactttgtgttctactcgtgcatagaaattacgcatagacctagctcatgatgccactgttggggaacgtagcataaattcaaaattttcctacgtgtcaccaagatctatctatggagtcatctaccaacgagggaggagtgaatctacatacccttgtagatcgcgtgcggaagcgttcaagagaacggggttgatggagtcgtactcgtcgtgatccaaatcaccgatgatcctagcgccgaacggacggcacctccgcgttcaacacacgtacggagcagcgacgtctcctccttcttgatacagcaaggggggaggagagttTGATGGGGATCCAgtagcacgacagcgtggtggtggaagcagcgggattccaacagggcttcgccaagcgctgcgggaggaggaagatgtgtcgtgggagggagagggaggcgccaggccttagatctggttgccctcccttccccccactatatatagggccaagggagagggggagggcgcagccttgccccttcctccaaggaagggtgcggccaaggggggggaggagtccatcctccccaaggcacctcggaggtgccttccccctttaggactctccccttttcctcttctcttggcgcatgggcctcttggggctggtgcccttggcccatataggccaaggcgcaccccctacagcccatgtggcccccggggcaggtggccccacccggtggactcccgggacccttccggtggtcccggtacaataccggtgaccccgaaacttgtcccgatggccgaaatagcacttcctatatataattctttacctccggaccattccggaactcctcgtgatgtccgggatctcatccgggactccgaacaactttcgggttaccgcatacaaatatctctataaccctagcgtcaccgaaccttaagtgtgtagaccctacgggttcgggagacatgcagacatgaccgagatgactctccggtcaataaccaacaacgggatctggatacccatgttggctcccacatgttccacgatgatctcatcggatgaaccatgatgtcaaggacttaatcaatcccgtatacaattccctttgtctagcggtacgatacttgcccgagattcggtcgtcggtatcccgataccttgttcaatctcgttaccggcaagtctctttactcgttccgtaacacatcatcccgtgatcaactccttgatcacattgtgcacattatgatgatgtcctaccgagtgggcccagagatacctctccgtttacacggagtgacaaatcccagtctcaattcgtgccaacccaacagacactttcggagatacctgtagtgtacctttatagccacccagttacgttgtgacatttggcacacccaaagcactcctacggtatccgggagttgcacaatctcatggtctaaggaaatgatacttgacattagaaaagctttagcatacgaactacatgatcttgtgctaggcttaggattgggtcttgtccatcacatcattctcctaatgatgtgatcccgttatcaatgacatccaatgtccatggtcaggaaaccgtaaccatctattgatcaacgagctagtcagctagaggcttactagggacatggtgttgtctatgtatccacacatgtatctgagtttcctatcaatacaattatagcatggataataaatgattatcatgaacaaggaaatataataacaatcaatttattattgcctctagggcatatttccaaacATCGAGCTTGTTCCTGCCACGCCTAGCAGCCACCTCCTGGAGTTGCTCCTTGATTTCCTTGATGGCGCCAGCTATTCGATGGTGATTCTTGCCCTTCTTGAACAAGTAGATCATCTTGTTCTTGAGCTCCTTGAATCTGCTGGTGTTGTCGTGAGGCTGCTGTATACCTTCGACACGTACGAGGAACTTGTCGACGACATCCTCCATGTTATAGGAGAGCTCTCTGACCTCGTCGGCCCAAAGCTTGACTTGCCTGGACATGAGCTGCTCTCCTCCCCCCGCGTCGCCTCCTCGAGCGGGGCGACCGGGGGCTCTCGTCGCCCctccccgccccccccccccccccccccccccccccgccgtcGGCCTGGGCCACCGGGCCTTTCCCGCGtggtgccggcggcggcggccccGGCCTTTCCCCCTCGCATGGCGCCTCGGCTCGGGCGGACAGCGGCCGTCGGGGGTGCTCCTCGGCGACAATGGATCCGGTGGCGGCGTGGCTCCCTGGGCAGCGCCGTGCTGGGTGGCGTGCGGGCGATGGCGCGGCCGCTTGGCGGCGGGGCGACGCGGTGGCTAGCGGCGGGCCTTCccggcccagatctgggcccttTTGGGCTCGAACTGGGTCTGCGCGGGCCTGGCCTGGTCTGCTTGGGGCGTCTCCGGCGGGTCGGGGGCGTGACTCGTACGGGGGGTGGTAGCGACGGTGGCTCGCGTTCTGCAGCGCGGCGACGGGGGCTTCGCGAGCCCGTTTCGGGCTCGGCTGGGCCGGGGGTGGCCCGGTTTGCCCCTGTGCTGCTTCCGGCCGGATCCTGCCGGGGGCGGTGGAGGATGTCCCCTCCCGCGAGGCCTGTTGATGTTGCCGCTCCTGGTTCCCGTTGCGTCGTCTTGTTTCCGTTCGTCCCGTTTCGTTTGCCATGGTGAGACGGCGATGGCAGACTGCTCGACCGTTGGTGGCGCAAGTTGGTGGGCGGTGTGTGTGGTGGCGCGTGATGGATCGTCTGGGGTCGTGGGTTGGTTGGTGTCGGGAGAAAATCCTTGTCGGCAGGGCCGGCACCGACGCGGTGACGCTCGTGGGCGCCGCCGTGCCTTCTCCTGAAGGGCGTCGGGCTTACCCTTCCACCTCACCCCTCGCGTACGGGGAAACCCTAGGACATGTCCCCGCAACAGCGTCGTCATCGTCGCGATCCTTCTTGAGGTGTTGTTTGGTATGCGGCGGTCTGAGTGCTTGAGCGTGGTGGTTATCCGGTGGGCGCGGCGGTTGCGGGTCCTTCATCTTTTTTGTATCCGTCGTTGTTGGCATTTCTTTTCTCTTCATTTATTTTTCTGTTTCTTTTGGGCTTGTTGTTGTTCGCCCCAGCGTTCCTGTATCGGTGTTGGGCTTTGGATATATAAAgcggggggaaacccttttttggaaaaaaaaaaGCTTGACTTGCCTGTCGAGCTGGTCCCGCGGCACCTCGCCAACCTTGATGAGGGCAGCGTGCATGCTCTCAAGCTCCTTCCAGAGGAACTCGACATCTTTTTTGACGCGCTTGTGCAAGTTGTACTCATCCATGAGCAGCTGGCCTAGCTTGGGGAGTAGGCTGCCCATGGCACCTGTGACGACCTCCATGACCGATCAGCTGGAAACCTGCAAATCGATGAATGTGGGGAGCTGTAATGCAATCCAAGCTCTAGAACCGAGTTGCCAAGCCAAAACTTTAGCTAGATTTGGACCAAGCTCACCTTTGGTGCTTCACGGCAGAGCAGAACACAGCGGGGGCGCCCTCGTCGGAGGTGACAAGGAAGCGGAAGCGGCGGCAGCGGCACACCAGAGGCCAGATGCGTCACTGGCTCACTGCTCCCGGGTTGGAAGAAGACGAATTTATAATCTAGCAAAGCAGCAGATTAACAAGAAGGTGCAGATTAACAAGAAGGTGTGGATGTGAGTAGAGCAGAACAGCAAGAAAGGTGAGACGAAGTTACCAGGTCGATCAGTGGATTCGATGCATCCTGCTCTGATTGACAGGGAACTTCATGATTCTTGCTACCCTGGATTCAAGATTCAACCAGCACAAATGGATGAGACTCTGAAGCAGGAGAATTGATCAGTTTTTAGATCCAAGCATTGCTACCTTAGCAGGGAACAAATCGACAGGAAACATACCTCCGCGGTAAACAAGGTCTCCCGGCAGGGGCGGAGCACTCACTGGAGGTTGGATGCATGCGGATGTATACCAGGCGACGCGACACAATGGACGAGATGAGGAGATGAGAATGAGGGGAAGGGGAGACGGAGGAGCAGAGGAAGAGCAACAACAGCAGTCAAGATAGATACGAATCCATCGGAATAGTACGTAATGCTTTTGGCTCATGTGTTTGTTCATCAGTGGACGATGCGTTGGATGTGGGACAAGGTAAAGAAGAAGGAAAGGGAGTgctttgggtgggtgggtgggcgTGGAAAGAAATGCAACGCTTGGTGGCCAGCATCATCGTCAATCACAAAGCACTACTGTACTAGAAGATGCACCGCTTGTGTTCTTTGGAATGCATTGCACGGATTTGGTTCATTTTTTGTTTGTTTGGGTCGACAAGATGTCGAAAATGTCAGGTTCTGTTCGGTTTGCCGTAGATGCGCCTAATGCAGGAACATTACATGAATACCATTTTGTTGGTAGCGGAAATATGTAGTTCAAACATAAAATTCATTTTACACGCACTATTTAAACATTAGCTCTTTTATTATCATTGTGGGTCCATGTATGGTCCACAAGATTAGTGGGTAGCTACGTGTTCACCTAATGATCTCGAAGATTCTGATGTCTCTGAAAAAAATCATAAATTGATCTGCATCTTTATGTTCTGGGATGTGGACTTGTTCTCCTGGCTTGCCAAAATCATAGCTCTCGCGTACCCCATCATATTTGTTCTCGATAATCATATTGTGCAAAATGACACAACATGTCATAAGGTGCCACAAAGTCTCTGATTCCCACATTATTTAGGGGTTGAATCGCCACATTGTTGCCGTTTGGATGATGCAAAGTAATCGGCATGTAGCGAATCAATCGCTAAGGGTAACTCCAATAGACCGATACATTTTGTCCGCCCGCATTTGTTTGTGTTCCTGCGGACAAAAAACATAGACGGGTGGGTGTCCGTTTTTTTGTCCATTTCGATCCATTTTGGGCCCAAATTTAGGCCGGGTTTGGGTCTGTCCGTACATGTTGTGGATGCCCGCAAAGTCCTTCCCTTGTCCTTCCCTGCCTGCCAGTCGCTCGCACACCATCGCCACTCCCATCATTCCTATCCCCAAAACCCTCCCTCCTAGAGTCATGGCTGACGGCCTGACGCGCccaaccccgccgccgccgcctcctacCCGCCGTGGCCCCGAAGGAGCCGCAGACAAAAGAAGACCCCTCCACCACCACCGCTGCCACTGCCACTGAGGACACCAACGCCATCGCCGTTAAGGCCGCACAAACCGCCCTCCTCCTGCTGGGGTTCCTTGAGCCAGCCCTTCTCGGCACCGCCATGACGGGAGCTGGCACGTCAACATCACTGTCGATGTATGCTAACCTTCCCAGACACGACCCGACGACGCTTCTCCATCTCacctcggcacggcttgccggaAATGGGTAATGATGTGTTGGTCATCCCCGTGGTGTCCCCCATTGATATCAACGCCACACTTGTGACCAGGCGGTCTACCGGGACACTTGGGAAGCGCTCACGGGTTGTCTCCCCAGCCAACTTAACCGATGCCCGCAACTTGTATGGTGAATGCCGACCCCGATGCCGGACAACCCAAACTACTACTATGATCTCATGGAGGAGATGATCAATGTGGGCGGCCAGGGGATTGAGCTAAAGAAACTCAAGGACAATAGACCAAAGTCCAAGACAATGTTGACATCGAGGAAGAACCATTGTTTGGGGAGGAGTTATCTCATCAAGCCTGGTCACAAAGACAAAATATGAAATGACTTTTCACTAGTCCCGCCTCATTGGATAGATTTTTACATGGATGCCAAGATAACTTCATAGAGCAAAATAATAAAAATATACAAATATTCCACTACAGTAAGAGCATATCCAACATCAGACTAAAAAATGAGTTCAATACCTAAAAATTGAATCTCTTGGATTCTTTTTGCCACAAAAGGCTCCAATACCAGACCGGAAACTCCATGGCGACCAAAAATTTAAGTCACCTAAATTTGGTTATCCGATCTCTACCTAATGATAAAGATCTATTGACTGTCGCGGTACGTCATGAAAATTGCACCAGAAATTGCAAAATATTAGCGCCGCAGCGTGCCCGTTTTGTCTGGCCCATGTCCGGGCAGCCTGTTTTTTAAATTTCATTTTCtatttctatttttattttcCATTTTTCTTTCTTTCTAATTTAAATAATTTGGGACTTCAAAAAGGTtccaatttttttaaaataaggatcttaaaatattttttaaataaatCATAAACTGTttgtgaattcaaaaaatgttcgtgattttgtaaaaaaaattgtttgcttattcaaaaaatgtttgaaattttgaaaacaaatgttcgggaaataaaaaatgttcatgatttttttcaaaagTTCGTGTATTAGAAACTGTTAATGGAATTTACGAAATTTCGCGAATTCAACAGGAATGGAAAATATCCTAAAAACTAAAAAAATTGATTTATAAAATATTCGCTGATTCAAAAAATGATCATGCATTTCAAAAATTACTTCTTAAATCTAATAAATATTCGTGAATTTCAAGAATTGTTCCACCAATTTCCAAAAAAATGTTTGTCAAATCTAGAAATGTTTGCCAATTCAAGAAACAGGTTCagaattttcaaaaaatgtttgcaaatagtataaaatgttcatgaattgtAAAAATTATTCTTGATTTTAGAAAATGTAAAAAAACATGTAAAAAGTGTTcatgaatttgattttttttcatgaTTTCAAATATGTGCATGagttttaaaaaatattcatgatttcAAAAACTGTTTATGATTTAATGAAATGGAGAGTGAAAGTAAAGGGTAGAGGATAGAGGGTAGTAGTGGGCGGTATTACCGCGCTGCTCTACTTTACTACCGCTGTTTCACCTATGCATGCAAtacctagcggtagtaccgctggtggGAGTGATAGTACTGCCCCAGCTGGAGAACCATGGGCGAGAGGTCACAAGTGCCCAGACAAAGTGCCCATACATGTCATGGAAGAACTCCTGGAGGTCTTGCAGCTGGATGATCCGCCTGATCCGCAACACTTGTCGGATTCTAGCTCGGACGATGAAGCCATGCTACTCGCAAGTGACAGCCCCAACAAAACAGCAGTGAGACGTCGGCATATGCGGGTCGATGGACTAATTGGCAAGCGTAGCATTCTTGTGTTGATTGACTCCGGAGCAAATTGTTCCTTGTGGATGCAGCCCTGGTCCAAGAATTGCAGATTCCAACTCAGCCAATGCCCAATGCATCGTATGTGATTGCAGGTGGTGATACCCTGACCAGCTCGACAATGGCACCGAAATTGACCTAGTGGGCACAAGGGCATACTTTTGTGCAAGATATGAAGGTACTTCCCCTAGGCTGCTACGACCTAATTGTTGGTGTTGATTGGTTGGAAGAGCACAACCCCATGTGGGTGCATTGGCACAAGAAATGGATGAAATTCACACCTGATTGGTGCCGGATCACTTTGCGTGGAGTGCGAGATAAACCAGTGAAGTGTAAGCAAGTGTCACCACGGAAACTCCAAGGACTGTTGCCAAGAGGAGCTATTCAACACGGTGTGCAGATTCAGCAAATTCACCAGGAGCAAGACTTCATGTCACTTCAGCTCCAAAAGGCAGAGGGTACCCCTTTGCCACCAGAAATTAAGTCTCTGTTGCACGAATTTGATGATCGTTTTCAACCTCCAATGAAGTTACCACCACGCCGTCCGGAGGACCATACCATCCCTCTCATACCAGGGGCCCAACCTGTCAGTGCTCGGCCGTATCGCTATACACCTCAACAAAAAGACGAGATCCAACGACTGATTAGAGAGATGCTATGCATGGGGATCATTCGTCCCAGTACCAGTCCATTTGCGTCTCCCGTGATGTTGGTGTGCAAGAAAGACGGGTCTTGACAATTTTGTGTTGATTATCGACAGCTCAATGCCGTCACTATTAAGTACAAGCACCCGATGCCCATTGTGGATGAGTTGTTAGATGAACTTTCTGGGGCCAAGTGGTTCACAAAGCTTGATTTATTATCCGGGTACCATCAAATCAAAGTGGCATATGGTGAGGAGTTCAAGACATCATTTCACACCCACCAAGGGCTCTACGAGTTTCTGGTTATGCCCTGTGGACTCTCACGGGCACCAGGGACAAATGGGgtgatgaacttttttttgaCCCTTTGTTGAGACATGGAGTGCTGGTCTTTATGGATGACATCTTGGTGCACAGTGCTACCCTATCTGAGCATGTCCGCCTCCTGCGCGCCGTTCTGCAAACGCTCCGAGAAAATTCCCTAGTGGTCAAGCGCTCCAAGTGTGCTTTTGCCTAGCCGTCAATTGAATACCTGGGTCATGTGATCAGCGCAGATGGAGTGGCTACAGATCCTACGAAAGTGGAAGCAGTCCCGACATGGCCTACTCCTACATCTGTTCATGCGCTCCGTGGATTTCTTGGGCTCACTGGATATTACCGCTAGTTCATCCAGAACTACAGTATTATTAGTCGACCTCTGACAGAATTACTGAAGAAAGGGGTCATCTTCTAGTGGACCCCAACAGCAGACATGGCCTTCCGGCTGTTGAAGCAAGCAATGATTGAAGCGCCAGTTTTGGCTGTCCCTAACTTTCATCAGCAGTTTGTACTAGAGACAAACGCTTGTAAAGATGGGATCGGGGCTGTTCTTATGCAGCAAGGTCACCCGGTGGCTTATCTGAGTAAAGGTCTCTGTCCTAAGAACCAAGCCCTCGGCACGTATAAAAAAGAGTGTTTAGCCATTCTCATGGCCATGGACAAATGGAGGCCTTACTTGCAGCACCAGCCTTTCATCATTCGCACTGACCAGCAGTGAAGGAAATgttgccctagaggcaataataaagttattatttattttcttatatcatgataaatgtttattattcatgctagaattgtattaaccggaaacataatacacgtgtgaatacatagacaaacagagtgtcactagtatggctctacttgactagctcgttaatcaaagatggttatgtttcctaaccatgaacaaggagttgttatttgattaacgagatcacatcattaggtgaatgatctgattgacatgacccattccattagcttagcacccgatcgtttagtatgttgctattgctttcttcataacttatacatgttcctatgactatgagattatgcaactcccgtttgccggaggaacactttgtgtgctaccaaacgtcacaacgtaaatgggtgattataaaggtgctctacaggtgtctccaaaggtacatgttgggttggcgtatttcgagattaggatttgtcactccgattgtcggagaggtatctctgggccctctcggtaatgcacatcacataagccttgcaagcattgcaactaatgagttagtcgcgagatgatgtattacgaaacgagtaaagagacttgccggtaacgagattgaactaggtattaagataccgacgatcgaatctcgggcaagtaacataccgatgacaaagggaacaacgtatgttgttatgcggtctgaccgataaagatcttcgtagaatatgtgggagccaatatgagcatccaggttccgctattggttattgaccggagacgtgtctcggtcatgtctacattgttctcgaacccgtagggtccgcacgcttaaggtttcaatgaaagttatattatgagtttatgagttttgatgtaccgaagttagttcggagtgccggatgtgatcacgaacatgacgaggagtctcgaaatggtcgagacataaatattgatatattggacggctatattcggacaccggaagtgttccgggtgatttcggagaaaaccggagagccggagggtaaccggaacccccccgggagaagtaatgggccatatgggccttggtggagagagagaggggcttcCAGAGGtaggccgcgcgcctcctccccccggtccgaattggactaggagaggggggcggcgcccccctttccctctccctccccacttctttccccctcctagtaggagtcctactcctactaggaggaggactcctcctggcgcgcctatacgggccggccggcctcctccccttgctcatttatatacgggggcaggggggcaccccgagaaaaataagttgatcttcgtgatcgttccttagccgtgtgcggtgcccccctccaccatattccacctcggtcatattgtagcggtgcttaggcgaagccctgcgatggtagaacatcaagatcgtcaccacgccgtcgtgctgacagaactcctccccgacgctttgctggatcggagcccggggatcatcatcgagctgaacgtgtgctagaactcggaggtgccatagtttcggtgcttgatcggtcaggccatggagacgtacgactacatcaaccaaacgcttccgttgtttatctacaagggtacgtagatcacactctcccctctcgttgctatgcatcaccatgatcttgcgtgtgcgtaggaatttttttgaaattactacgttccccaacagtggcatctgagcctaggttttatatgttgatgttatatgcacgagtagaacacaagtgagttgtgggtgatataagtcatactgcttaccagcatgtcatactttggttcggcggtattgttggacgaagcggcccggaccgacattacgcgtacgcttaggcgagaccggttctcccgacgtgctttgcacataggtggcttgcgggtgacagtttctccaactttagttgaaccaagtgtggctacgcccggtccttgcgaaggttaaaacaacaccaacttgacaaactatcgttgtggttttgatgcgtaggtaagattggttcttgcttaagcccgtagcagccacgtaaaacttgcaacaacaaagtagaggacgtctaacttgtttttgcagggcatgttgtgatgtgatatggtcaagacatgatgctaaattttattctatgagatgatcatgttttgtaaccgagttattggcaactggcaggagccatatggttgtcgctttattgtatgcaatgcaatcgcgctgtaatgctttactttatcactaagcggtagcgatagtcgtggaagcataagattggcgtgacgacaacgacgctacgatggagatcaaggtgtcgcgccagtgacgatggtgatcacgacggtgcttcgatggagatcacaagcacaagatgatgatggccatatcatatcacttatattgattgcatgtgatgtttatcttttatgcatcttatcttgctttgattgacggtagcattataagatgatctctcactaattatcaagaagtgttctccctgagtatgcaccgttgcgaaagttcttcgtgctgagacaccacgtgatgatcgggtgtgataggctctacgttcaaatacaacgggtgcaaaacagttgcacacgcggaatactcaggttatacttgacgagccaagcatatacagatatggcctcggaacacggagaccgaaaggtcgagcgtgaatcatatagtagatatgatcaacatagtgatgttcaccaatgaaactactccatctcacgtgatgatcggacatggtttagttgatttggatcacgtaatcacttagaggattagagggatgtctatctaagtgggagttctttaagtaaattaattgaacctaaatttatcatgaaacttagtacatgatagtatcttgcttgtttatgcttgattgtagatagatggctcgtgctgttgttccgt
Protein-coding sequences here:
- the LOC125507465 gene encoding disease resistance protein Pik-2-like, whose product is MEVVTGAMGSLLPKLGQLLMDEYNLHKRVKKDVEFLWKELESMHAALIKVGEVPRDQLDRQVKLWADEVRELSYNMEDVVDKFLVRVEGIQQPHDNTSRFKELKNKMIYLFKKGKNHHRIAGAIKEIKEQLQEVAARRGRNKLDEVMQHPQAIQMHEGMLHIRDVQGPKGTGTVEAILEAMEKEVFWQAASRLTAARMRLLNQHPGFAGRRRGPPAESASPARLAAAVVRLLDLVAQQFGGDGILRGVVLTGLRCGA